Proteins from a genomic interval of Papaver somniferum cultivar HN1 chromosome 4, ASM357369v1, whole genome shotgun sequence:
- the LOC113275766 gene encoding putative uncharacterized protein DDB_G0271606 isoform X4 yields MALQLSWQAGEQQRQQQIDKDKAEMALQLSWKADEQQRQQQIDKEKAEMALQLSWEADEQQRQQQIDKDKAEMALQLSWQVDEQQRQQQIDKDKAEMALQLSWQADEQQRQQQIDKDKAEMTLQLSWQADEQQRQQQIDKDKAEMALQLSWQMDEQQRQQQMDEDKAENALQLSWHAGQQQWQQQMDADKAESALQLSWQVGEQQWQQQINKDKVDIALQLSWQAGEQQRQISYNHYANAVQSECFFQALECSPSSQIGNNHLSNTGNMMNVTAPAQDLISFLPGWML; encoded by the exons ATGGCACTACAATTGTCATGGCAAGCGGGTGAACAGCAAAGGCAGCAGCAGATTGACAAAGATAAGGCAGAAATGGCACTACAATTGTCATGGAAAGCGGATGAACAGCAAAGGCAGCAGCAGATTGACAAAGAAAAGGCAGAAATGGCATTACAATTGTCATGGGAAGCGGATGAACAGCAAAGGCAGCAGCAGATTGACAAAGATAAGGCAGAAATGGCACTACAATTGTCATGGCAAGTTGATGAACAGCAAAGGCAGCAGCAGATTGACAAAGATAAGGCAGAAATGGCACTACAATTGTCATGGCAAGCGGATGAACAGCAAAGGCAGCAGCAGATTGACAAAGATAAGGCAGAAATGACACTACAATTGTCATGGCAAGCGGATGAACAGCAAAGGCAGCAGCAGATTGACAAAGATAAGGCAGAAATGGCGCTACAATTGTCATGGCAAATGGATGAACAGCAAAGGCAGCAGCAGATGGACGAAGATAAGGCTGAAAATGCACTACAGTTGTCATGGCACGCGGGTCAGcaacaatggcagcagcagatgGACGCAGATAAGGCTGAAAGTGCACTACAGCTGTCATGGCAAGTGGGTGAGcaacaatggcagcagcagattAACAAAGATAAGGTAGATATTGCACTGCAGTTGTCATGGCAAGCAGGTGAACAACAAAGACAGATTTCATACAATCATTACGCAAATGCTGTTCAATCAGAGTGTTTTTTCCAGGCTTTAGAGTGCAGTCCCTCTTCGCAAATCGG GAACAATCACTTGAGTAACACAGGTAATATGATGAATGTTACAGCCCCAGCACAAGACTTGATAAGCTTTTTACCTGGGTGGATGCTATAA